In Solanum pennellii chromosome 3, SPENNV200, a single window of DNA contains:
- the LOC107013955 gene encoding UDP-glycosyltransferase 76B1-like produces MEDQGIKGKRLLFFPLPLQGHITPILQLANILHLKGFSITIILADNFSTTFDNIRANYPHFTFHTIYDGLSEDDKAKTDIDALFLLSLFNQRCVPHFTEALRELVLEDSNIVCLLSDSILHFTKAVADRFKLPRLVLRTGGVCSLLVFAAIPLLINKAYSPLQGMESVQEEAVEELPPYRVKDLPLFKTCNVDALYQVIEGMIRETKASSGLILNSFEQLEQFSMSKLRGDFPIPIFPIGPFHSHFPASSSSLMSQDQTSISWLDTKPPKSVIYISFGSVAAIEVNDFLEIAWGLANSNHPFLWVVRPGLICGSEWIELLPSEFLETVDGRGHIVKWAPQQQVLAHPAVGAFWTHNGWNSTLESICEGVPMICMPCFGDQMVNARYVSHVWKVGVQLENGLKRTNIENAIRTLMEDEEGKQIKERMLELKEKANLCLKTGGSSYESLRSLTSYISSF; encoded by the exons ATGGAGGATCAAGGAATCAAAGGGAAGCGCTTGTTGTTTTTTCCATTGCCATTGCAAGGCCACATAACACCTATACTTCAACTAGCAAATATCCTTCACTTAAAAGGCTTTTCTATAACTATAATTCTGGCGGATAACTTCAGCACCACTTTCGATAATATTCGAGCAAATTATCCTCATTTCACCTTTCATACTATTTATGATGGTTTATCTGAAGATGATAAGGCAAAAACAGATATTGATGCCTTATTTCTGCTTTCTTTGTTCAATCAAAGGTGTGTTCCGCACTTCACAGAGGCTTTGAGAGAGTTAGTGTTGGAAGATTCAAATATTGTTTGCTTATTATCAGATAGTATCTTGCATTTCACCAAAGCCGTTGCAGACAGATTTAAGCTTCCTAGGCTTGTTTTAAGGACTGGAGGAGTTTGTTCATTATTGGTTTTTGCTGCCATCCCACTTTTGATAAACAAAGCTTATTCACCTCTTCAAG GTATGGAATCTGTACAAGAGGAAGCAGTTGAGGAACTTCCACCTTACAGAGTTAAAGATCTTCCTTTATTCAAGACATGTAACGTGGATGCACTTTATCAAGTTATTGAAGGAATGATACGAGAAACTAAAGCTTCATCAGGCCTCATTCTCAATTCATTTGAACAACTTGAACAATTCTCCATGTCTAAACTCCGCGGTGATTTTCCTATCCCAATTTTTCCAATAGGCCCCTTTCACTCTCATTTTCCGGCTTCTTCCAGCAGCTTGATGTCACAAGACCAAACATCAATCTCTTGGCTAGACACAAAACCACCTAAATCTGTAATTTACATCAGCTTTGGAAGTGTTGCAGCAATAGAAGTTAATGACTTTCTTGAGATTGCCTGGGGCTTGGCAAACAGCAACCACCCTTTCTTGTGGGTGGTTAGGCCCGGGTTGATTTGTGGCTCGGAATGGATCGAATTGTTACCTAGTGAGTTCTTGGAGACAGTGGATGGAAGAGGACACATTGTCAAATGGGCTCCTCAGCAACAAGTGTTGGCACATCCTGCTGTTGGGGCATTTTGGACGCACAATGGATGGAATTCAACATTGGAGAGTATATGTGAAGGAGTACCAATGATTTGTATGCCATGTTTCGGTGATCAAATGGTGAATGCAAGGTACGTTAGCCATGTTTGGAAAGTAGGGGTGCAATTAGAGAATGGCTTGAAGAGGACGAACATTGAAAATGCAATTAGAACGCTGATGGaggatgaagaagggaaacaaattaaagaaagaatGTTAGAGCTGAAGGAGAAGGCAAATTTATGTCTAAAGACAGGAGGATCTTCTTATGAGTCTCTGAGAAGCCTTACAAGTTACATCTCATCATTTTGA
- the LOC107013563 gene encoding uncharacterized protein LOC107013563, giving the protein MTEKEIVEVFVRVQEPEYYDRIILLIGAKFAEIIKVGETIKDGLKSGKIARVSASPGSSGLMRKKREEVAAISYGGRKIPRNSLHPQDRSKPPPKSHQTYRPQSNHSSNYNAAPTYPDAQICRIKIHPQISKIFPPCIQITPNLIKSHPLIRIALPTVPMYSRAIEHLPPHIKSKLQHIKAPSRITKLQFEKRPSRNFTALPESRTKLFERLSAAGYIHPVGPKPVDVNSKFYKPEQRCAYHSNSVGHDTEDCINLKHKIQDLIDQEVVSLQPAAPNINTNTLPNHGGGNINMIETDEDECETKRITPVAQEDLEKTVASLSVKEKGEFVILTPTKVVALVPSKTLAKPKFVIETVVAQGMTRSGRCYTPDELALGGQKKDHAKRPISEAEAEEFWRRMQPKDYSIVKHLEKTPAQISVWALLMSFWSHRQALMKALDDTYVPSGTSSDNVAAMIHQVIRGHRISFCDDELPAEGRSHNKALHVTVICRGKVVNRVLVDDGSGLNICPLSTLKQLRFDLGKLEQNQVNVRAFDGVQRDTLGAVNLTLQMGPAEFNAKFQVLDIDTSYNLLLGRPFIHMAGAVPSTLHQMMKLVWKNEELVVHGERSHSSKQVPVFDETPQGSDFYTVELVNATDEDLIPQTPMPAVYRMIVTVMLQNGFEPGFGLGRDSQGIIEPVPVLAKGFKYVREYAEPEDRGEGICDLFKEINAIIEEEVEPAGIRDAELGEMLRNYTSTPILMSRTLCNISYRPANVMSCHELNEQSETDDDKVDDYEEENGEPDYVAEEF; this is encoded by the exons ATGACTGAAAAGGAGATTGTAGAAGTGTTTGTGCGGGTGCAAGAGCCCGAATACTATGACAGAATCATTTTGTTAATCGGAGCCAAATTCGCCGAGATAATCAAAGTTGGTGAGACTATCAAAGACGGTCTGAAGTCGGGGAAGATAGCCCGAGTATCCGCATCGCCTGGATCTTCCGGATTGATGAGGAAGAAGAGAGAGGAGGTTGCCGCTATTTCATACGGGGGAAGAAAAATCCCCAGAAACTCATTGCATCCTCAAGATCGCTCCAAGCCTCCGCCAAAGTCTCACCAAACCTATCGCCCACAATCCAATCATTCCAGCAACTACAATGCTGCCCCCACTTATCCAGATGCCCAAATTTGTCGTATCAAAATCCACCCCCAAATCTCCAAAATTTTCCCTCCATGTATCCAAATTACCCCCAATCTTATCAAATCCCACCCCCTTATCAGAATAGCGCTCCCAACTGTGCCAATGTACAGTCGAGCTATCGAGCACCTTCCCCCACatatcaagtccaagctccaGCATATCAAAGCCCCCTCCCGAATTACCAAGCTCCA GTTTGAGAAGAGGCCCTCGAGAAACTTTACCGCGCTGCCTGAAAGCCGGACCAAGCTATTTGAAAGATTATCTGCGGCCGGATACATCCACCCTGTGGGGCCCAAGCCCGTGGATGTCAACTCTAAGTTCTACAAACCGGAGcagagatgtgcttatcattccaacagcGTTGGACATGACACAGAAGACTGTATCAATCTTAAGCACAAGATCCAGGATCTGATCGACCAGGAAGTGGTCTCCCTCCAGCCTGCGGCGCCGAACATCAATACAAATACGTTGCCGAATCATGGGGGTGGAAACATTAATATGATAGAAACAGACGAAGATGAGTGTGAAACCAAGAGGATTACTCCTGTTGCGCAGGAAGACTTGGAAAAGACTGTCGCTTCTTTAAGCGTCAAGGAAAAAGGAGAGTTCGTTATTCTGACACCTACGAAggttgttgccttggtgccCTCAAAAACTCTCGCCAAACCCAAGTTTGTCATAGAAACGGTCGTGGCCCAAGGCATGACTAGGTCCGGAAGATGCTACACTCCTGATGAGCTTGCTCTCGGAGGACAAAAGAAAGACCATGCCAAGAGACCAATAAGCGAAGCAGAAGCCGAGGAGTTCTGGAGGAGGATGCAACCTAAAGATTACTCCATTGTCAAACACTTGGAGAAGACTCCGGCTCAGATCTCCGTATGGGCCCTACTGATGAGCTTCTGGTCCCACAGACAGGCTTTGATGAAAGCTCTGGATGACACGTACGTGCCCTCAGGTACAAGCAGCGATAACGTAGCTGCCATGATTCATCAAGTCATTCGGGGACACCGCATCAGCTTCTGCGACGATGAATTGCCAGCCGAAGGGAGATCCCACAACAAAGCTCTACACGTCACTGTGATATGCCGCGGAAAGGTCGTCAATCGTGTTTTGGTAGATGATGGATCTGGTTTGAACATATGCCCCTTGTCAACATTGAAACAGCTGAGGTTTGACCTCGGAAAATTGGAGCAAAACCAGGTTAATGTAAGAGCGTTTGATGGTGTGCAAAGAGACACATTGGGGGCGGTGAACTTGACCCTCCAAATGGGCCCCGCGGAGTTCAACGCGAAATTCCAAGTGTTGGATATCGACACCAGCTAtaaccttcttttgggaaggccgTTCATTCACATGGCTGGAGCCGTCCCCTCCACTCTCCATCAAATGATGAAGCTGGTATGGAAAAATGAGGAGCTAGTtgttcatggtgaaagaagccACTCAAGCAAGCAGGTGCCGGTCTTTGACGAGACGCCGCAAGGTTCGGATTTTTACACGGTGGAGTTGGTAAATGCCACCGATGAGGATTTGATCCCGCAGACCCCCATGCCGGCCGTGTACAGAATGATCGTCACGGTAATGCTGCAGAACGGGTTCGAGCCAGGTTTCGGATTGGGAAGAGATTCCCAAGGGATCATTGAACCTGTTCCGGTCCTCGCTAAAGGATTCAAgtatg TCCGGGAGTATGCTGAGCCTGAAGACCGtggggaaggaatctgtgacCTCTTCAAGGAGATCAATGCTATTATCGAGGAAGAGGTTGAGCCAGCTGGTATTCGTGATGCTGAACTAGGGGAGATGCTACGGAATTATACTTCCACGCCAATCCTGATGTCCCGAACTCTTTG taacaTAAGTTACagacctgccaatgtcatgtcatgtcatgagCTAAATGAACAAAGTGAGACAGATGACGACAAAGTTGACgactatgaagaagaaaatggggAACCAGATTATGTTGCAGAGGAATTTTGA